A genome region from candidate division TA06 bacterium includes the following:
- the dnaA gene encoding chromosomal replication initiator protein DnaA, whose product MSNTATKIWEEALVLLKEKVHEQSFNTWLRPTRGDSLTDGQLKIQVPNPFYAEWLGEHYSNLIQKSVEEVVGKRVQMVYEPVVKVGSGVKRIKPVQQDTFLARESQLQERFRFENFVVGSGNQFAHAAALAVAESPGRTYNPLFIYGGTGLGKTHLSQAIGHFVKDQKPSSRVYYTAAEKFMNEMVYAIQNRKMIGFKNKYRSKDLLILDDVHFLADKESLQEEMFHTFNSLYGAGRQLVMTSDRPPKEIPSLQERLLSRFQWGLVVDIKPPDLETRMAILKNKAERDGIDMPDDVSYYIAGSVKSNVRELEGCLIRLLAFCSLTGREMNLDTAREVLKEVMGPEKPRITVDGIQRVVADYYDLSEDAIRGRRRTASVALPRQIAMYLCRELTELSLKEIGTRFGGKDHTTVLHAHEKIKRLVETDPQVQLATEKLIHTIKSE is encoded by the coding sequence ATGTCTAACACTGCAACAAAGATATGGGAGGAAGCTCTCGTGTTACTTAAGGAGAAAGTTCATGAGCAGAGCTTCAACACATGGTTACGTCCTACAAGAGGGGACTCTCTCACTGATGGGCAATTGAAGATCCAGGTTCCCAACCCGTTTTATGCTGAGTGGCTAGGAGAACACTACTCGAACTTGATACAGAAATCAGTGGAGGAGGTAGTCGGGAAGCGGGTGCAAATGGTTTACGAACCCGTTGTGAAGGTCGGCTCCGGTGTCAAACGGATCAAGCCTGTCCAGCAGGACACATTCTTGGCAAGAGAAAGCCAACTCCAGGAGAGGTTCAGATTTGAGAATTTCGTTGTGGGCAGTGGGAATCAGTTCGCCCACGCTGCGGCACTCGCCGTCGCAGAATCACCAGGCAGAACCTATAATCCTCTGTTCATATATGGGGGCACAGGCCTTGGCAAGACCCACCTTTCCCAGGCCATAGGACACTTTGTCAAGGACCAGAAACCCTCCTCGAGGGTTTACTACACAGCCGCCGAGAAGTTCATGAACGAGATGGTCTACGCCATTCAGAACAGAAAGATGATCGGATTCAAGAACAAATACAGGTCGAAGGACTTGCTCATTCTTGATGACGTACACTTCCTTGCCGATAAAGAGTCACTCCAGGAGGAGATGTTTCACACCTTCAACTCTCTCTATGGGGCCGGCCGCCAGCTTGTCATGACGAGCGATCGTCCTCCTAAGGAGATACCCTCTCTCCAGGAAAGACTTCTATCAAGATTCCAGTGGGGACTTGTTGTGGATATAAAGCCGCCTGATCTGGAAACGAGAATGGCAATACTGAAGAACAAGGCTGAGAGGGATGGGATAGATATGCCCGATGATGTCTCTTACTACATCGCGGGGAGTGTGAAATCGAACGTTAGAGAATTGGAAGGCTGTCTCATCCGTCTACTTGCCTTCTGCTCTCTGACAGGCCGAGAAATGAATCTTGATACGGCCCGCGAGGTGTTGAAGGAGGTCATGGGACCCGAAAAACCGCGTATAACGGTTGATGGTATCCAGAGGGTGGTGGCAGACTACTATGACTTGTCCGAAGATGCCATACGGGGCAGGAGAAGGACTGCCTCAGTAGCGCTTCCCCGGCAGATAGCCATGTATCTTTGTCGGGAGCTGACGGAATTATCCCTCAAGGAGATTGGGACCAGATTCGGAGGCAAAGACCATACCACGGTCCTCCACGCACATGAAAAGATAAAAAGACTCGTGGAAACGGACCCCCAAGTACAGTTGGCCACAGAAAAATTGATACATACAATCAAGAGTGAATAA
- the dnaN gene encoding DNA polymerase III subunit beta, whose translation MKFSVTKKDLLKGLQTVLNVVPQRTTFPILSNVLVDAQKGELSLSATDLDISITTTVHASVSKSGSITLPAKRVNEIARELPEGDIEVTEKEEKVTISGGKSFFRLSGISKSEFPELPTIEKRNYMMMGSTVLARAIEKTAFAASTDEMRPVLSGVLWHIGKSETRMVATDGHRLALYKMRQSNVVEKDVDVNVPPKALFLMSRVAEEPEKVEVRFEEARIGFYVDSTEITARLVEGEFPDYDQVIPKDNDKVMKVSREALMSAMRRVSIFSNPNTHLTRLSLRKGKLELFSETAEIGEARDEIDCDYKGEELDIGYNANYLLEILKKLESQEVQLALSTPLSAGLITPEKHKEDEELLYLLMPIRLLD comes from the coding sequence ATGAAGTTCTCGGTGACAAAGAAGGATCTGCTTAAGGGTTTACAAACCGTGCTTAACGTTGTCCCACAGAGGACTACATTTCCAATTCTTTCAAATGTACTGGTGGATGCGCAAAAAGGAGAACTATCCCTTTCTGCCACAGACTTGGATATTTCCATCACGACGACCGTGCACGCAAGTGTTAGCAAGTCCGGGTCAATTACCTTGCCGGCGAAGAGGGTGAACGAAATTGCGCGGGAACTTCCCGAAGGAGACATTGAGGTCACCGAGAAAGAAGAGAAGGTAACAATTAGTGGGGGAAAGAGTTTTTTCAGGTTGAGTGGGATCTCAAAATCTGAATTTCCCGAACTCCCCACAATAGAAAAGAGAAACTATATGATGATGGGCTCAACGGTCCTGGCCAGGGCTATTGAGAAAACAGCTTTCGCTGCGTCAACAGACGAGATGAGACCAGTTCTTTCAGGGGTGTTGTGGCATATAGGAAAGTCTGAGACGCGCATGGTGGCTACCGACGGCCACAGGCTCGCCCTCTATAAAATGCGGCAGTCTAATGTCGTGGAGAAGGATGTAGACGTGAACGTACCCCCAAAGGCCCTTTTCCTGATGAGCAGGGTCGCGGAAGAACCTGAGAAAGTAGAGGTCCGATTCGAGGAAGCACGAATCGGGTTCTACGTGGACTCTACAGAGATAACTGCGAGGCTGGTTGAAGGAGAGTTCCCTGACTATGATCAGGTGATACCGAAGGACAATGACAAGGTGATGAAGGTTTCACGTGAGGCTCTGATGTCGGCGATGAGGCGCGTTTCCATATTCTCCAACCCGAACACACACCTGACAAGGTTAAGCCTACGAAAAGGGAAGCTGGAACTGTTCTCAGAGACTGCTGAAATAGGTGAGGCAAGAGACGAGATAGACTGCGACTACAAAGGCGAGGAACTTGACATAGGCTATAATGCGAACTACCTTCTGGAGATACTCAAAAAGCTGGAGAGCCAGGAGGTGCAACTTGCGCTCTCAACTCCACTTTCCGCTGGTCTTATTACCCCCGAGAAACACAAAGAAGACGAGGAACTCCTCTATCTGTTGATGCCCATAAGGCTGCTCGACTAG